The segment CGATCGGGGACGACGTTTAGCGCCGAACTCTCGATCGTGATGTCATCGAGGTTGACGAAGGGAACGCCAGCTTCTTGAGCGCGGCCTTGCACGACTTCACGCTCACCAACCATTTTCAGGTCAATGACGACTCTGCCGATATCCTTCTGCCCGGACTGCTGCTGGACTCTCTTCGCTTCATTTAACTGTTCTCCGGTAATGAAGCCCTTTTGCAAGAGCCACTGGTCCAATGGCATGCGATCCATAAGTTTTCAGTCCACCTCGTTTGCGTCCTCACGCGTGCGGAACGCACGGTGACGCAATTCCCTCAGTTCGAGCATTTTAGACCGAATCGGGGGGGATTTTGCGCACCCTCCCGTCTTTCTCGCTCTACCCCGAGCGATTGAAAGGACGGCCTGCATGTCATTTTGGTTCAAGCCGAGCTCCCAAAGCGGCACGAATACCGGCAAGCAGCGCACGTACCATCTGCGACTTGCCAGCCTCAGTGCGGACCCATTTCTCATCTTTCGGGTTGTTGAGCACGCACATTTCCACCAAGACGGAAGGAACTTCACTGAAAATGCTGCCGATCAGCGCGCCGTACTTTTTGCCGACCGCGGTCTGTCGATCCGTCCGCAATCCTCGATCACCGAGCTTCCCCTTCAGTTCCTTGGTGGCCGCGATGTGAAACGCCTTGGCCATGGGCCGCACCTGGTCCAGCACCGCGTCCGATGGACCGGTTTCGTTGCCTTGCTTGCCTTTCGTGTCCGCGAAAAACGTAGCGAATCCGGATTCGCCGGGGGCATAGTCGCAATGCAGCCTTAGCATCAGCGCAGCTTTGGACCGATTGGCGATCTGAGCCCGCTCTCGATTCGTAACGTGCTGCTTTTCGGAGCTCTTGGTCATGACAACCTTGAACCCTTCCTTCTGCAACTGCCTCTCAAGCTGCTTGGCGATGGTCCAAGCGAACCCCATCTCGGTGAGCACCTTGCCCCGGGTGCCCGGGCCGACCTCCGAAGGATGCCCTGGGTCCAGGCAGATGACGGTTGGGGTTGACCACGCAAAGCTAGCGAAACAAAGCCACAGGCAGAGTGCAAGCCAGGAACGCATGACTGATGAGACTACCAGTGCAAAGCGCTACAATAAGGACTCGGAGTCGGTATGAAGCGATTTTTCTTGAAGTGGGCGTTGACGGTGCTGGCACTCATCGTGACGGGCTTGGTCACGAGCCTGTTCATGAAAGGCTTCAGTGTCCAAGTTGGCTCAAGCTCCGACGTGATGAATCTGTTCATTGGGGTCGCCGTGCTCACGCTTGTGAACACCACGCTGGGTCGGCTCCTGAAGTTCCTGGCCATCCCCCTCAACTGCCTGACATTTGGTCTGGCGGCCGTCGCGATCAACGGACTGATGTTCTTCCTGGTCTCCACTCTCAATTTCGGATTTCACGCTGACAACTACCTTGCGGCGCTTGTCGCCAGCGTCGTCTTTTCGCTGACCTGCTCCATCCTCCATCAGTTCCTACCCGATTCGGAGAAGGATGATTAATCGTCATCGGATGCGGCGCCTCTTGGCGCCGACCGCCGGACTGCGAAAACCTATCGTCCGCGCGGGGATCGGTCTGCTGGTCCTCCTGTTTGGCTTGAGCCTGAGTTTCATTCAGACTGCACTGCCGATCATCCTCAACCTTGGCAAGCTGTGGAATGGGTTCATCGAGCGGTGGGTGGGGATAGACCGCGCGGCACAGTTTAACCACGTGCTCGGCGGTGTCTGCCTCGTGCTGGGGTTCTATCTCGCTTTCACCGGGCTCAGGAGCCTCCAGCGCCGCTTCTACCAAGTGATGGCCCCCGCCAGCCGCTCGGACAAGATCGTGAATACGTTCGTTCGACGGCAGCAGCTTTCCGCCGGTCCCCGCATCGTGGCGATGGGCGGCGGTACCGGGCTGTCGACACTCCTGCGCGGCCTGAAGCACCACACCAGCAACATCACGGCAATCGTGACGGTGACCGACGACGGCGGGAGTTCGGGGCGGCTATCACGCGAGATGGGAATCGTGCCCCCGGGCGACATGCGCAACTGTTTGGTCGCGCTCGCCGACGCGGAAAAGCTCATGACCGACCTTTTCCAGCATCGATTTGCCAAGGCGAAGGGCTCGCTCGCAGGGCACAGCATCGGCAACTTGCTCATCGCTGGCCTCGTGGAGCAGGCAGACGGTGACCTTGACCGGGCCCTGGCCATGGCGAGCGAAGTTCTGAACATCCGCGGGCGGGTGCTGCCTAGCACGACCCAGACAGTGCGACTCCGTGCGCTCATGGATGACGGCAGCGAGGTCTGCGGCGAAACGACCATCGTCGCCGCGGGCAAGAGGATCCGCCGGATCTACCTCGATCCGATGGATGTCGCTCCGTTCCCGGACGCCAGCACCGCCATCGAAGAGGCCGATATGATCATCATTGGCCCGGGAAGCGTATTCACATCGGTCATTCCGAACCTCCTCATCCCGGGCATGGCCGACGCAGTGCACAATGCCAAGGCCGTGAAGGCGTACGTCTGCAACGTCATGACCCAACCCGGGGAGAGCGACTCCTTCACCGCTGCCGAACACGTAACCGCGATCCAAGCGAATGTTGACCGGCGCATCTTTGATCATGTGCTGGTAAACACCGGCCGTCCCACTCAAGGCACGGTCGACAAGTACCGAAATTCAGATCAGTACGTTGTCGAAGCCGATGTCGAGCGGATTCGAGCACTTGGCTTTCGGGTGGTCTCCGGCAATTTCATGAACGAAATGGATTACGTCCGCCATGACCCCCTCAAGGTTGCGGCGCGGCTGATGGATGTGTTAAACGCATGAGCGGAAGATTGATCATATTCAGCGGACCGAGCGGAGTCGGCAAGGACACGATCCTGGTCGAGTGGGGACGTGTCAACGAGCGCATCCAGCGGGTGATCAGCTACACCACGCGGAGCAAGCGCGAAGGTGAGATCGAGGGACTGGACTACCACTTCGTCACCCGCGAACGGTTTCAAGAGATGGCAGCGGAAGGGGCCTTCCTGGAGTACAAAGAAGTATATGGAAACTTGTACGCGACGCCGCTCCACGATATGAATGCGATGATAGAGGCGGGCGCTTGCGCTGTGCTAAAAATCGACGTGGCGGGCGCGCTAGACGCGATGGAGCTGCGCCCCGACGCACTGACGATCTTCGTCATGCCGCCGTCGATCGAAGAATTGGATCGCCGGATTCGAGGGCGCGGTTCGGATAGCCCCGAGCAGATTGAGCGTCGGCTGGCTGCAGCCCATGCCGAGATTGAGCACGCCCCGCGCTACCAACATCGCGTGGTAAACGACGATCTGGACAGGGTCATCCAAGAGCTTGAGTCGATCGTGAGTCGGGAGTGCGTTGGATAAGCGACGGGTTGTCTTAGGAGTTTCAGGGAGTGTCGCCGCATACCGAGCGGCCGACCTCGCCCGCGAACTCATGCGCGCTGGCTGCCAAGTTCGAGTCTGCTTGACCGATGCCGCGGCAGAATTCGTCCGCCCGGCCCTCTTCGAAGCACTTACGGGTGAGCCCTGTCTCAGCTCCGCATTCGAAGAGCCCGAAGTGGGCAAGATGGCGCACATCGACTGGGCGCGCTGGGCCGAAGTAGTGGTAGTGGCCCCCGCGACCGCCAACACCCTGAACAAACTTGCGGCGGGGATCGGCGACGACATGCTCACGACGCTAGCTCTGGCGACGACCGCCCCCGTGGTGCTGGCCCCGGCGATGAACCCGACGATGTGGAAAACCGACAGCGTTCTAGCTTCGATGGCCACGCTGCGGTCACGCGCCGCAACCGTGGTTGAGCCCGACTCCGGTGATGTCGCGTGTGGCGAAAATGGTCAGGGAAAGCTTGCCAGCATCGACCGGATCCTGGCCGCGGTCCTCACGATCTTGAGCACCACGCGCTTGCTCGCGGGCAAGCGGGTCCTCATCACCTCGGGGCCGACGCAAGAGCCCATCGATGCCGCGCGTTACGTCACCAATCGATCAAGTGGCAAGATGGGGGCCGCGCTCGCACGCGCTGCGCTGCTGATGGGGGCTGAGGTCACCGTCGTCACCGGCCCTGCGGCCGCGCCTTTGCCTGGGCAAGCGGCCGTGCACCGGGTGCGCACCGCCCAAGAGATGCTGGCGGCAGCCCAGCCGTTTGCTCCCCAGGCGGACTTGATCCTCGGTGCGGCTGCGGTCGCCGACTATCGGCCCGCGGCCCCATCTGCTGGCAAGATCCGTCGGAGTGACGCTGAACTACAGCTCTCGCTCGTGCCCAATCCGGACATCATCGCTGCGCTGGCAAAGGCGGCGCAGCCCAAGGCGCGCGTCATTGCCTTTGCCGCAGAGCCTACTGGCGATCTCCAGATCGCTCGCGAGAAGCTCGCGAAGAAAGGCGTCTATGCCATCGTGGCAAACGATATCTCCGGCGCGAACACTGGTTTTGAATCGGACACGAACCAGCTAACACTGATCACCGCAAGTCAAGAAGAACAAAGCGCAGTCCAGTCGAAGCTGGAATGCGCATTGTGGTTGTTGGAACGCGTCGGCCGCGATCTGGGCTAGTGCGCCGTTTTCTTCAGCGGAAGCACAAAGTCCGCGTATACCGGCAAGTGGTCTGAGGCCAGAGCACGATCTGCGCCCGTGCCTGGCTTGCCGCGCAACGCATCTTCGCCTGAGTAGATCACCGCACCAGGATCCTTGACACTGTGGCGCAGCGGCGCAGAGACCACGATATTGTCGAAGAGAGTCTGGGTGACCTTCACATCGTCCGGAAACTTGTAGTCCTTGCCCTTCAGTCGCTCGTTGTCCGCAAATGCACCTGCGACGACCGGAGCGATTGGTTTGCCCTTGTAAAGGTCGTGGAGGCCTATGGAGACCCCGTCCGCTTCGTACAAAGGTTGCGTGAGGTTCACCATCGGTGCGGCATTGTAGGTTGCGCTGGCCGCTAGCTTGGTCAGCGTTGTGTCAAGCGGCGAATCGTTGAAGTCGCCGAGCACGATGACGTTGGGCAAGTTGAGGTTTCGGATCGCCTCGCCCAACTTCTCGGCGGCGGCATGACGCTGCGGGTCGGTCGTCAAACGGCCGCCTCGACGACTCTTGAAGTGAACGACGAAAACGTCCAGCTGGTCCCTGCTGGGCGTCTCGATCACGGCGTGGAGCACGTCGCGCTTGCCGGGGAACGCAAAGTCGTCTGCAGGCGAAGGAAACATCATCTTGTACTCTCGCAGCACGTACGGCTTGCGCACAGCAATTCCAAGATTTTGCTTCTCCTCTTTGCTGTTTAGCAGTCCGATGGACCAATTCTTGTCGAAAATCTTGCTCAGAGCAAAAGTATTCTCGACCTCTTGTACGCCCACGATGTCGGGGTTGACGGACCGAATCACCGATCTCAGGTTTTCGTTGCGCGCTTTGGGCTGGAAGGCGTTGAACCACTCGATGTTGTAGGTCATCACCCGCATTCGGGTGAGATCCGGGGATGGTCCGATGCCACGCGGTGCCTGCGCGAAGAGTCCGTAAGCGGCCAGGGCCGCGCCCGCCGCTGCGGTGATCCAAATTGTCTTTGCCAAGTTCTTACTCCAGTGTCCCATTGTTCAGACTGTTGCCTCGCTTCGTCGTTCTGCCACTCGGCGCTCGCTATGGTCCAGAAGCTTCTTGCGAAACCTCAGCATCCGGGGGGTGACTTCGAGAAGCTCGTCGTCCCGAAGCCAAGCGAGAGCCTGCTCAAGTGAGAATTCTTTGTGCGAATCCAGCACGGTCGTCGCGTCGGCGCTGGCCGAGCGCATGTTCGTCGCCGCCTTTTGGAGCGTAATGTTTACGACCATGTCCTCATCGCGAGCATTCGCCCCGATCACCATTCCGCCGTAAACTTCGGTGCCGACCGGGAAGAACAGCATGCCTCGCTCTTGAACGTTCTCGTAGGCGTACCGGGTGATCTTGCCCGGGTCCTTGGCGATGAGCGAACCCTGGGTGCGGCTCACGACTTCGCCCTTGTACGGCTGATAGCCATCGAAGAGCGAGGAGATCGTCCCGAGGCCACGCGTGAGTGTGAGATAAATCGTTCGGAAACCAATCAAACCGCGCGTCGGGATGTTGTACTCCAGCCGAACTGAGTCGTTCTCCTGCAGCATGTCTCGCAGCTCACCCTTACGTCGGGCCAACTCCTCCATCACGCTCCCCATCGACTCGCTCGGGAGTTCCAGCGTCACCACCTCGTACGGTTCGGTCCGCTCGCCTTGCTCGTCGCGCCGAATGATGACTTGAGGGCGGGAGATGGCCATTTCGTATCCCTCGCGGCGCATAGTCTCGATGAGGATCGCGAGCTGAAGTTCTCCGCGTGCATTTACCTTCACGGTGTCCGTCGCGGCGTCGGGATCAATCTTGATGGAGACCGAGATGTGCTCTTCCTTCTCCAGTCGCTCGCGAATCTTGTGGATGGTAAGGAACTTACCGCCGTCCTTGCCTGCCAGCGGGGACTGGTTCGCATAGAAATTCATGCTGAGCGTGCTCGGCTCGATCTGCACGGCGGGAATCGCGGCGATCGTATCGGGCGCGGCGATCGTATCGAACAAGCCGACGTTGTCGATACCAGCCAGCATGACGATCTCTCCCGCGCGGGCCTCGGTAACCTCCTGCAGTTCGATTCCCTCGTAAACCCAGAGCTTGGTCACGTTGAATGCCTGCTTCTTGTCCTGGTCAGGTTTCAAGTGCTGGAGACGGTCGCCAACCTTGACGCTGCCGCGCAGGATCTTTCCACCGAACATCCGACCAAGGTATTCACTGTAGTCCAGATTATTGATCTGGAGCATAAACGGCCCATCTAATTCTACAGCAGGAGGTGGCACTGAATTGATTACCGTCTCGAACAACTCGCGCATGTCCGTTTCGGTGCCATCGGGCTCGCTGCGTGCAAATCCAGCGGCCCCGCTCGTGTAAATGTGGGGGAAGAAAAGGTCTTCCTCGTCCGCTCCGAGGTCGATGAAGAGATCGATCGTCTTGTCGTACGCCTCGTGCGGACGCGCGCCGGG is part of the Chthonomonas sp. genome and harbors:
- a CDS encoding N-acetylmuramoyl-L-alanine amidase — translated: MRSWLALCLWLCFASFAWSTPTVICLDPGHPSEVGPGTRGKVLTEMGFAWTIAKQLERQLQKEGFKVVMTKSSEKQHVTNRERAQIANRSKAALMLRLHCDYAPGESGFATFFADTKGKQGNETGPSDAVLDQVRPMAKAFHIAATKELKGKLGDRGLRTDRQTAVGKKYGALIGSIFSEVPSVLVEMCVLNNPKDEKWVRTEAGKSQMVRALLAGIRAALGARLEPK
- a CDS encoding phage holin family protein, giving the protein MKRFFLKWALTVLALIVTGLVTSLFMKGFSVQVGSSSDVMNLFIGVAVLTLVNTTLGRLLKFLAIPLNCLTFGLAAVAINGLMFFLVSTLNFGFHADNYLAALVASVVFSLTCSILHQFLPDSEKDD
- a CDS encoding YvcK family protein, with the protein product MRRLLAPTAGLRKPIVRAGIGLLVLLFGLSLSFIQTALPIILNLGKLWNGFIERWVGIDRAAQFNHVLGGVCLVLGFYLAFTGLRSLQRRFYQVMAPASRSDKIVNTFVRRQQLSAGPRIVAMGGGTGLSTLLRGLKHHTSNITAIVTVTDDGGSSGRLSREMGIVPPGDMRNCLVALADAEKLMTDLFQHRFAKAKGSLAGHSIGNLLIAGLVEQADGDLDRALAMASEVLNIRGRVLPSTTQTVRLRALMDDGSEVCGETTIVAAGKRIRRIYLDPMDVAPFPDASTAIEEADMIIIGPGSVFTSVIPNLLIPGMADAVHNAKAVKAYVCNVMTQPGESDSFTAAEHVTAIQANVDRRIFDHVLVNTGRPTQGTVDKYRNSDQYVVEADVERIRALGFRVVSGNFMNEMDYVRHDPLKVAARLMDVLNA
- the gmk gene encoding guanylate kinase, with the translated sequence MSGRLIIFSGPSGVGKDTILVEWGRVNERIQRVISYTTRSKREGEIEGLDYHFVTRERFQEMAAEGAFLEYKEVYGNLYATPLHDMNAMIEAGACAVLKIDVAGALDAMELRPDALTIFVMPPSIEELDRRIRGRGSDSPEQIERRLAAAHAEIEHAPRYQHRVVNDDLDRVIQELESIVSRECVG
- the coaBC gene encoding bifunctional phosphopantothenoylcysteine decarboxylase/phosphopantothenate--cysteine ligase CoaBC, with amino-acid sequence MDKRRVVLGVSGSVAAYRAADLARELMRAGCQVRVCLTDAAAEFVRPALFEALTGEPCLSSAFEEPEVGKMAHIDWARWAEVVVVAPATANTLNKLAAGIGDDMLTTLALATTAPVVLAPAMNPTMWKTDSVLASMATLRSRAATVVEPDSGDVACGENGQGKLASIDRILAAVLTILSTTRLLAGKRVLITSGPTQEPIDAARYVTNRSSGKMGAALARAALLMGAEVTVVTGPAAAPLPGQAAVHRVRTAQEMLAAAQPFAPQADLILGAAAVADYRPAAPSAGKIRRSDAELQLSLVPNPDIIAALAKAAQPKARVIAFAAEPTGDLQIAREKLAKKGVYAIVANDISGANTGFESDTNQLTLITASQEEQSAVQSKLECALWLLERVGRDLG
- a CDS encoding endonuclease/exonuclease/phosphatase family protein yields the protein MAKTIWITAAAGAALAAYGLFAQAPRGIGPSPDLTRMRVMTYNIEWFNAFQPKARNENLRSVIRSVNPDIVGVQEVENTFALSKIFDKNWSIGLLNSKEEKQNLGIAVRKPYVLREYKMMFPSPADDFAFPGKRDVLHAVIETPSRDQLDVFVVHFKSRRGGRLTTDPQRHAAAEKLGEAIRNLNLPNVIVLGDFNDSPLDTTLTKLAASATYNAAPMVNLTQPLYEADGVSIGLHDLYKGKPIAPVVAGAFADNERLKGKDYKFPDDVKVTQTLFDNIVVSAPLRHSVKDPGAVIYSGEDALRGKPGTGADRALASDHLPVYADFVLPLKKTAH
- the typA gene encoding translational GTPase TypA, whose protein sequence is MPDPMIRNIGIIAHVDHGKTTLVDAIFRQAGIFRSNQNIEDRVMDNSDLEREKGITILSKVASVRYKDYKVNIVDTPGHADFGGEVERVLSMVDGVLLVVDAFEGPMPQTRFVLKKAFANKLKPIVCVNKIDRPGARPHEAYDKTIDLFIDLGADEEDLFFPHIYTSGAAGFARSEPDGTETDMRELFETVINSVPPPAVELDGPFMLQINNLDYSEYLGRMFGGKILRGSVKVGDRLQHLKPDQDKKQAFNVTKLWVYEGIELQEVTEARAGEIVMLAGIDNVGLFDTIAAPDTIAAIPAVQIEPSTLSMNFYANQSPLAGKDGGKFLTIHKIRERLEKEEHISVSIKIDPDAATDTVKVNARGELQLAILIETMRREGYEMAISRPQVIIRRDEQGERTEPYEVVTLELPSESMGSVMEELARRKGELRDMLQENDSVRLEYNIPTRGLIGFRTIYLTLTRGLGTISSLFDGYQPYKGEVVSRTQGSLIAKDPGKITRYAYENVQERGMLFFPVGTEVYGGMVIGANARDEDMVVNITLQKAATNMRSASADATTVLDSHKEFSLEQALAWLRDDELLEVTPRMLRFRKKLLDHSERRVAERRSEATV